The Coregonus clupeaformis isolate EN_2021a unplaced genomic scaffold, ASM2061545v1 scaf0087, whole genome shotgun sequence genome includes a window with the following:
- the LOC121581194 gene encoding bifunctional apoptosis regulator-like, which produces MIQQMKEGGAAAAPVPNPLSEVSSPPTPSVTSDPPRSPYPRPSASPFISEDQFACHCCYDILVNPTTLNCGHSFCRHCLALWWESSRKTECPECREKWEGFPKVNILLRDAVERLFSEVVGRRRAEIQGNPKISQSLLAFQRYGDQAARGIPKTSPGRGAGGFFSGVLTALTCVAVMLLVYHWSSGDGVHDLLVSKPVSKWTPEEVLFWLEHLGPWTSLYKEPFLQENVNGRLLLMLGDEELTRAPYNIDNQAHRRAVLAELERIKELGVKPPQNLWEYKAVNAGKSLFLLYALKSSPRLTILYLYLFDYSETFLPFLHTCCPALSHTSEPMEDSLPLNHQVHPTWRQWAEFLVKYLLLPYQLIAEFAWDWLSVHYWTSRFIIVNAMLLSVLEGCVLWRFYNRAEIRSLHKKMWGHFWRMSSQGFAFALFWPVIPQFVCNCLFYWALYFNPIINIDLVVQQLMHPDTQGP; this is translated from the exons ATGATCCAGCAGATGAAGGAGGGGGGTGCCGCTGCTGCCCCCGTCCCCAACCCTCTCTCTGAAGTCTCCTCCCCCCCGACCCCTTCTGTGACCTCTGACCCCCCTCGCTCTCCGTACCCCCGGCCCTCTGCCAGCCCCTTCATCAGCGAGGACCAGTTTGCGTGCCATTGTTGCTACGACATCCTGGTCAACCCAACAACGCTTAACTGTGGTCACAGCTTCTGCCGCCACTGCCTGGCTCTCTGGTGGGAGTCTAGTAGGAAGACTGAGTGCCCTGAGTGCAGGGAGAAGTGGGAGGGCTTCCCCAAAGTCAACATCCTACTGAG AGATGCAGTAGAGAGGTTGTTCTCAGAGgtggtggggaggaggagagcagagatcCAGGGGAACCCCAAGATCTCACAGAGCCTGCTGGCCTTTCAGAG GTATGGTGATCAGGCAGCCAGAGGAATCCCCAAGACCAGTCCTGGTAGAGGAGCAGGAGGGTTCTTCTCTGGAGTCCTCACTGCACTCACCTGTGTtgcg GTGATGTTGCTGGTGTACCACTGGTCCAGTGGAGACGGGGTCCATGACCTCTTGGTCAGTAAACCTGTGTCAAAATGGACACCGGAGGAAGTTCTGTTCTGGTTGGAACACCTGGGACCCTGGACCTCTCTCTACAAAGAACCCTTCCTACAGGAGAACGTCAACGGACG gtTATTGTTGATGCTAGGTGATGAGGAGCTGACCAGAGCTCCCTATAACATAGACAACCAGGCCCACAGGAGAGCGGTCCTGGCTGAACTGGAGAGGATCAAAGAACTGGGGGTCAAACCACCTCAGAACCTCTGGGAGTACAAG gctGTGAATGCAGGGAAATCTCTGTTCCTTCTCTATGCTTTGAAGAGTTCTCCTCGCCTCACcatcctctacctctacctcttcgACTACTCCGAAACCTTCCTCCCCTTCCTACACACCTGCTGCCCCGCCCTCTCACACACCAGCGAGCCAATGGAGGACAGCCTCCCCCTCAACCACCAG gtGCACCCCACCTGGCGCCAGTGGGCAGAGTTCCTAGTTAAGTACCTCCTCCTCCCGTACCAGCTGATCGCTGAGTTTGCCTGGGATTGGCTGTCGGTTCACTACTGGACGTCACGGTTCATCATCGTCAACGCCATGCTACTGTCTGTCCTGGAGGGCTGTGTCCTGTGGAGGTTCTATAACCGAGCTGAGATCAG GAGTCTCCATAAGAAGATGTGGGGTCACTTCTGGAGGATGTCTTCCCAGGGTTTTGCCTTTGCCCTGTTCTGGCCGGTGATCCCCCAGTTTGTGTGTAACTGTCTGTTCTACTGGGCTCTCTACTTCAACCCCATCATCAACATTGACCTGGTGGTGCAGCAGCTAATGCATCCTGACACACAAGGGCCCTGA